From Schizosaccharomyces pombe strain 972h- genome assembly, chromosome: II, the proteins below share one genomic window:
- the ptn1 gene encoding phosphatidylinositol-3,4,5-trisphosphate3-phosphatase Ptn1, with protein sequence MNILRSVVSRGRKGLKQEKVNRSFAYLDMVYITSKVIAMSTPAAGIHKLYRNDELDVFKYLTTQLKDNWILLNLCAEETVYHLELFKPNVINYGFQDHNPPPLLFLWAIVMNMDALFQTQPLLTLVVHCKAGKGRTGTVICSYLVAFGGLTAKQSLELYTEKRMVRGHGLTISSQIRYVYYIEILKQFPNYLKAVEFNTGTTFFKSFKCLNIKKNSSLILSLHAFSKGRNINPVALWKSSDISSHNVSIKEGKRIWGIQCNLETSEKDLLLRVERKGQFYFPSSVQCWFHTHFQPMLVEYTNGINFQQGINSFLQGQQSISFSWSEMDNSRRSDPFFEQLTIVYENVF encoded by the coding sequence ATGAATATACTTCGATCAGTAGTTTCGAGGGGTCGAAAAGGCCtcaaacaagaaaaagtgAATCGTAGCTTTGCTTACTTAGATATGGTTTATATTACTTCCAAGGTAATTGCTATGTCTACACCGGCTGCTGGAATACATAAGTTATATCGAAACGACGAATTGGATGTATTTAAATATCTTACAACGCAATTGAAAGACAACTGGATATTGTTGAATTTATGTGCCGAAGAAACAGTTTACCATTTGGAATTATTTAAACCAAATGTCATAAATTATGGATTTCAAGATCATAATCCACCTCCGCTTCTCTTTTTATGGGCTATTGTTATGAATATGGATGCACTCTTTCAAACGCAACCTTTGTTGACATTGGTAGTTCATTGTAAGGCCGGAAAAGGACGTACAGGAACTGTAATATGTAGCTACTTGGTAGCTTTCGGAGGCTTGACAGCCAAGCAAAGTCTTGAACTATATactgaaaaaagaatggtTCGAGGGCACGGTCTTACCATTTCATCGCAAATACGTTACGTCTATTATAtcgaaattttaaaacagtTCCCGAATTATTTGAAAGCTGTGGAATTTAATACTGGTaccactttttttaaaagttttaaatgtttgaatattaaaaaaaattcatctttGATTCTATCATTGCATGCCTTCTCTAAGGGACGAAACATAAATCCAGTTGCTCTGTGGAAGAGTTCAGATATATCATCCCATAATGTAAGCataaaagaaggaaaacGTATATGGGGGATACAATGCAACCTAGAAACATCGGAGAAAGACCTTTTGCTCAGAGTCGAACGCAAGGGCCAGTTTTACTTTCCTTCGAGTGTGCAATGTTGGTTTCATACTCACTTTCAACCTATGCTTGTGGAATACACAAACGGgataaattttcaacaagGTATAAATTCCTTTCTGCAAGGACAACAGTCAATTTCGTTCTCCTGGTCTGAAATGGATAATAGCCGACGAAGTGACCCCTTTTTCGAACAACTGACAATTGTAtatgaaaatgttttttga
- the iqw1 gene encoding WD repeat-containing protein, which yields MSGISLSLRQLDYRDWFQRKISRDIYGNSTWLTGIDLQKELTGHTGCVNTLDWSADGEFLLSGSDDTRLIVWDVFNEYKPRHLISTGHVQNIFSAKFVPYSNNRQILSASGDKLIKLFDLDSSKEGGMDHGMETQTRCWSCALDSVKNIVPCDNGHTFLVCSEDGTARQYDIREPHVCNQDLDCPSILVNYNPYRINLYTITMSPSNPYYFAIGGTHPYAFLYDRRMVKKSFRDDWTMNTSPEKDCRCVRKFSPDGSCNSQGILDRYITCCQFSAANPNELLVSWNSDYVYLFHVHEDKSYTPTFNKIEDSNKKPSKPSLLQTQPLKRKNYSPWYKNNFGASTPASRVSRNPYTAAQPRKHTFYQMYENIEKFFTTENGGLYESIVSGRLSHFSRSIQYVKDAIYFLENYNYIPDSNGLNHSIRVSALRYWRACVSILALMDDTVSLEPNTIIQAGWGWLYDFMNWVTRYLLGISDHWALQMSPPTNVARQNFVLCDPDEPSRVLFSNPSEMIRAFARIDTNDLSSVRRFFWIHKVLRGCLLLISSDIYWEQFQPWDSSTSDVTSSQRLDDENGFLTLLEPPVNYENEVESSSGENIVSMYTGHSDLNDDDDDYQDEESYSYASDDDDESDEDSDEGPTLLSLRMKKRKAVEPNVPVNTHVKSYYGHCNVESIKNVNFYGQNDEYVMSGSDDGRFFIWDKLNASILAIIHGDSEAVNVIEGHPRCPTLAVSGIDSTVKIFNTENTPPSGCSRNHTSNSYKIIATNEMNRQQGSRDSYITSRMLSHLAYRAHLDDGFGHEVLDTDACSIM from the exons ATGTCTGGGATATCACTATCCTTGCGTCAATTGGATTATAGAGATTGGTTTCAGCGAAAAA TCAGTCGAGATATCTACGGCAATTCGACTTGGTTGACCGGTATAGATTTGCAGAAAGAATTAACTGGTCATACGGGATGTGTTAATACACTAGA CTGGTCCGCGGACGGTGAATTCTTGTTATCAGGAAGTGATGATACAAGACTAATTGTCTGGGATGTTTTCAATGAATACAAGCCACGGCATTTAATATCTACTGGCCATGTTCAAAATATCTTCAGTGCGAAATTTGTCCCATATTCTAATAACCGGCAAATATTGTCTGCTAGTGGTGATAAGCTTATTAAGTTGTTTGATTTAGATTCAAGTAAAGAAGGAGGAATGGATCACGGCATGGAGACTCAAACTAGATGTTGGAGTTGTGCTCTTGATTCTGTTAAAAACATCGTCCCTTGTGACAATGGTCATACTTTTCTAGTTTGCAGTGAAGATGGGACGGCTCGTCAATACGATATTCGTGAGCCACATGTCTGCAATCAAGATTTGGATTGTCCTTCTATACTGGTAAATTATAACCCATATCGCATCAATTTATACACTATAACCATGTCCCCTTCAAACCCTTATTATTTTGCAATTGGTGGTACTCATCCGTACGCGTTTCTATATGATCGCCGGATggttaaaaaatctttccGGGATGATTGGACTATGAACACTTCTCCCGAAAAAGACTGCCGTTGTGTTCGTAAATTTAGTCCAGATGGCTCATGTAATTCCCAAGGTATCTTGGATCGTTATATCACTTGTTGTCAGTTTAGTGCTGCTAATCCTAATGAG TTGCTTGTCAGTTGGAACTCTGATTATGTATATTTATTCCATGTTCATGAAGATAAATCTTATACACcaacttttaataaaatagaggattcaaataaaaagccGTCTAAGCCTTCGTTACTTCAAACACAGCCgctgaaaaggaaaaattactCGCCATGGTATAAGAATAACTTTGGTGCTTCTACTCCAGCTAGTAGAGTGTCAAGAAATCCGTATACAGCAGCCCAACCTCGAAAGCATACATTTTATCAGATGTATGAGAATATCGAAAAGTTTTTTACTACCGAAAATGGAGGACTGTATGAGAGCATTGTTAGCGGTCGTTTATCTCATTTTTCTCGCTCTATTCAGTACGTTAAAGACgctatttatttcttggaaaattataattatatTCCCGATTCAAACGGTTTGAATCATAGTATCCGCGTTAGTGCTTTACGTTATTGGAGAGCGTGTGTTTCTATTTTAGCGCTTATGGATGATACTGTGAGTTTGGAACCGAACACCATTATACAAGCTGGCTGGGGATGGTTGTATGATTTTATGAATTGGGTTACACGATATTTGTTAGGAATATCGGACCATTGGGCACTACAAATGTCTCCGCCTACGAACGTTGCTCGCCAAAACTTTGTTTTGTGTGATCCTGATGAACCATCTCGGGTTTTATTCTCAAATCCCTCTGAAATGATTAGGGCATTTGCTAGGATAGATACTAATGATTTATCTTCTGTAAGGCGGTTTTTTTGGATACATAAAGTTTTACGCGGTTGTCTTCTTCTTATATCCTCCGATATCTACTGGGAGCAATTTCAGCCTTGGGACAGCAGTACTTCTGACGTTACTTCCAGCCAAAGACTTGATGATGAAAACGGGTTCTTGACATTGTTGGAACCGCCAGTGAACtatgaaaatgaagttgAAAGTAGTTCGGGAGAAAATATTGTCAGTATGTATACTGGGCATTCTGATCTCAATGATGACGATGATGATTACCAGGATGAGGAAAGTTACTCCTATGCTagtgatgatgatgatgaaagTGATGAGGATTCGGATGAAGGTCCGACTTTGTTGTCTTTAAGAATGAAGAAGCGGAAAGCAGTGGAACCAAATGTGCCGGTGAACACACATGTTAAAAGTTATTATGGTCACTGCAACGTAGAGtctattaaaaatgttaatttCTATGGTCAAAATGATGAATATGTCATGAGTGGTTCTGACGATGGCaggttttttatttgggATAAGTTAAATGCTTCCATTCTTGCAATTATCCATGGCGATAGTGAAGCTGTTAACGTTATAGAAGGGCATCCCCGTTGTCCCACGCTTGCTGTGTCCGGTATTGATTCCACCGTGAAGATATTCAATACTGAGAACACTCCACCATCAGGTTGTTCAAGGAACCATACTTCCAATAGTTACAAAATAATTGCTACCAATGAAATGAATAGGCAGCAGGGGTCGCGAGATTCCTACATAACGAG TCGTATGTTGTCACATCTTGCATATCGTGCACATTTGGATGATGGGTTTGGACACGAAGTGCTCGATACCGATGCTTGTAGTATTATGTAA
- the caf5 gene encoding plasma membrane spermine family transmembrane transporter Caf5 has protein sequence MGFLRETVFGELVEYVSHNSNDNDLEKLRVWKDISKVDSNDSCSSESGDLKIHEVNSEGHIIVRWDDANDPENPLNWPLWAKLVVTFDICFLTFAVYVGSAIFTPGISEMQETMHVGTVPVVLGLTLFVLGYAIGPLILSPLSEIPQVGRQKIYVLSLLVFVCLQIPTALGSSLGVLLPMRFLAGFFGSPALATGGATLADIWQPWLLPYFMCFWAIGAIGGPVLGPLLGGAMVVAESWRWQFWLLMMISGFALIVIFFFMPETSEWHILYKRAKRFRKITGNENYRTEAELASSHLSVAQLAKETIIRPIILSISEPIVLSLNIYIGLIYSILYLWFEAFPILFTSVYHFTIIENGLVYLGILVGALITLACYFVFLYKVMIPAFMASGGDFAPEGVLVISFPATFFIPICLFWFGWSGRESVHWIVPIVSTLFYASGAFLMFQSMFQYLAASYPKYVASVFAGNDLFRSAMAASFPLFARAMFNNTGPSYAPVAWGSTILGIVACLMIPIPFVLHKWGLKLRSRSKYAS, from the coding sequence ATGGGATTTTTAAGGGAAACCGTTTTCGGCGAATTGGTCGAATACGTTTCTCACAACTCCAATGACAACGACTTAGAGAAACTGAGAGTATGGAAAGACATTAGCAAAGTAGATTCCAATGACTCATGCAGCTCGGAATCCGGCGATCTGAAGATTCATGAAGTTAATTCAGAGGGACACATTATTGTGCGATGGGATGATGCCAACGATCCCGAAAATCCCCTAAATTGGCCTTTGTGGGCAAAGCTTGTGGTGACTTTTGATATTTGCTTCTTAACGTTTGCGGTTTATGTGGGATCAGCAATTTTTACTCCAGGTATATCAGAAATGCAAGAAACGATGCACGTAGGAACTGTTCCCGTAGTTTTGGGATTGACTCTTTTTGTACTTGGCTATGCCATCGGTCCCCTAATTTTGTCTCCACTCTCGGAGATTCCACAAGTTGGTCGCCAAAAGATTTATGTTCTTTCTCTCCTTGTATTTGTGTGTTTACAGATTCCCACCGCACTGGGATCTAGCTTGGGCGTCTTATTACCAATGAGGTTTTTGGCCGGTTTCTTCGGCTCGCCAGCTCTAGCGACTGGAGGTGCTACTTTGGCAGATATTTGGCAACCATGGCTTCTTCCCTACTTTATGTGTTTTTGGGCAATTGGAGCCATCGGTGGTCCAGTTTTGGGACCGTTGCTTGGTGGAGCGATGGTCGTTGCTGAATCTTGGAGATGGCAATTTTGGCttttgatgatgatttCTGGCTTTGCATTGATTgttatcttcttttttatgcCAGAGACTTCTGAATGGCATATATTATATAAGAGGGCAAAGAGGTTCCGTAAGATAACTGGAAACGAAAATTATAGAACAGAGGCCGAATTGGCATCTTCCCATTTAAGTGTTGCTCAGCTTGCAAAGGAAACCATAATTCGTCCGATAATACTAAGTATTTCGGAGCCGATAGTATTGtctttaaatatatatattgggCTAAtctattcaattttatatCTGTGGTTCGAAGCTTTCCCAATCCTTTTTACTAGCGTTTACCATTTTAccattattgaaaatggcTTGGTTTACTTAGGTATTCTCGTGGGTGCCTTGATTACTTTAGCCTGCTATTTCGTATTCCTGTATAAAGTGATGATCCCAGCATTCATGGCCAGTGGTGGTGATTTTGCTCCGGAAGGAGTTTTGGTCATTTCATTTCCAGCAACGTTCTTTATTCCCATTTGCCTTTTCTGGTTTGGCTGGTCGGGAAGAGAATCGGTCCATTGGATTGTACCAATCGTCAGTACGCTCTTTTACGCATCTGGGGCCTTTTTAATGTTTCAAAGTATGTTTCAGTATTTGGCTGCTTCATACCCAAAGTACGTTGCATCTGTGTTTGCTGGAAACGACCTATTTCGTTCGGCTATGGCTGCATCATTCCCATTGTTTGCCCGAGCTATGTTTAATAATACAGGCCCTTCCTATGCTCCAGTTGCCTGGGGAAGTACTATCCTTGGTATAGTTGCTTGCTTAATGATTCCTATTCCTTTCGTGCTACATAAATGGGGTCTGAAACTGAGAAGCCGTTCAAAATATGCTTCTTAA
- the pob3 gene encoding histone H2A-H2B chaperone, FACT complex subunit Pob3: protein MAAKTVQYDNIYLNLSEKPGKLRIAPSGLGWKSPSLAEPFTLPISEIRRFCWSRFARGYELKIILKSKDPVSLDGFSQEDLDDLINVIKQNFDMGIEQKEFSIKGWNWGEANFLGSELVFDVNSRPAFEIPISAVTNTNLSGKNEVALEFSTTDDKQIPSAQVDELVEMRLYVPGTTAKEDAADGEEVEQNAANLFYESLKERADIGQAAGDAIVSFSEILLLTPRGRYDIDMYETCMRLRGKTYDYKVEYSSINSLFLLPKPDEQHVVFVIGLEPPLRQGQTRYPFLVTQFVRDEDMEVDLNIEETVLKEKYADKVKASYDQPAFEVVSQIFRGLTGRKVTTPAEFLSHEGHAAVKCSYKANEGQLYCLDKSFLFIPKPTLLMNTSDITRVTLSRVGMSVSAARTFDLTFTLRSGTSYQFSNINRVEQSALVAFLESKQIKIHNDLADETQQTLLTSALDDEDEEGDEEMEEALSEDEDFQAESESDVAEEYDENAESSDEEGASGAEGSE from the exons atggcGGCCAAAACGGTTCAGTATGacaatatttatttaaatctaAGTGAAAAACCGGGAAAACTTCGTATAGCCCCGAGTGGTCTTGGTTGGAAGTCACCTAGCTTAGCAGAACCATTCACATTACCTATAAGTGAGATTAGACGTTTTTGTTGGAGTCGCTTTGCGCGTGGATATGAGTTGAAaatcattttgaaaagcaaagatCCAGTCAGTCTTGACGGATTTTCACAGGag GACCTCGATGATTTGATCAATgttattaaacaaaattttgacaTGGGAATTGagcaaaaagaattttccATTAAGGGATGGAATTGGGGAGAAGCTAATTTTTTAGGCTCAGAACTTGTGTTTGATGTCAATTCTCGGCCAGCCTTTGAGATTCCTATTTCAGCTGTCACGAATACTAATCTTTCGGGAAAAAATGAGGTGGCTTTGGAATTCTCTACAACAGACGATAAGCAAATTCCTTCTGCTCAAGTTGATGAGCTTGTTGAGATGCGTTTGTATGTGCCCGGGACAACCGCAAAGGAAGATGCCGCTGACGGTGAAGAAGTAGAACAGAACGCtgcaaatttattttatgaatCCCTAAAAGAAAGAGCAGATATTGGGCAAGCAGCTGGAGATGCAATTGTATCATTTTCTGAAATTCTTTTGCTTACACCACGTGGACGTTACGATATAGATATGTATGAAACTTGTATGCGACTTCGTGGCAAAACATATGATTACAAGGTTGAGTACAGCTCCATCAATAGTCTATTTTTACTCCCAAAACCCGATGAGCAACATGTGGTGTTTGTCATTGGATTGGAACCTCCTCTTAGGCAGGGACAAACACGCTATCCATTCCTAGTTACTCAGTTTGTTCGTGATGAAGATATGGAAGTGGATTTAAACATTGAAGAGACAGtcttaaaagaaaaatacgCTGATAAGGTAAAAGCCAGCTATGATCAACCTGCTTTTGAAGTTGTAAGTCAAATCTTTAGGGGCTTGACTGGCCGAAAAGTTACAACACCAGCAGAATTTCTTAGTCATGAGGGTCACGCTGCAGTCAAGTGTTCTTATAAGGCGAATGAAGGCCAATTATATTGCTTAGATAAATCATTTCTCTTCATTCCTAAACCTACGCTTCTCATGAATACATCCGATATTACTCGTGTAACACTTTCACGTGTTGGCATGTCTGTATCCGCTGCCCGTACATTTGATCTTACTTTTACCCTTCGCTCTGGTACGTCTTATCAGTTTTCGAACATAAATAGAGTTGAACAGAGCGCTTTGGTTGCCTTTTTAgaatcaaaacaaattaagaTTCATAATGACTTAGCGGATGAAACACAGCAAACATTGCTTACATCTGCCTTGGACGATGAAGATGAGGAAGGGGATGAGGAAATGGAAGAAGCACTATCAGAAGACGAAGATTTTCAAGCTGAAAGTGAAAGCGATGTTGCTGAAGAATATGATGAAAATGCAGAATCTTCTGATGAAGAAGGTGCTTCTGGTGCTGAGGGTTCGGAGTAA
- the rpl29 gene encoding 60S ribosomal protein L29, translating into MAKSKNHTNHNQNKKAHRNGIKRPQKHRYDSLKYRDAKFRRNQKFANRGTVEAIRQAKASA; encoded by the exons ATGGCCAAGTCGAAGAATCATACTAAT CACAACCAAAACAAGAAGGCTCACCGTAACGGTATTAAGCGTCCTCAAAAGCACCGTTACGATTCTCTTAAGTACCGTGATGCTAAGTTCCGCCGCAACCAAAAGTTTGCCAACCGTGGTACCGTCGAAGCTATTCGTCAAGCTAAGGCCTCTGCTTAA
- the dis2 gene encoding serine/threonine protein phosphatase PP1 catalytic subunit Dis2 produces MSNPDVDLDSIIDRLLEVRGSRPGRQVQLSEDEIRFLCNKAREIFISQPILLELEAPLKICGDIHGQYYDLLRLFEYGGFPPEANYLFLGDYVDRGKQSLEVICLLLAYKIKYPENFFILRGNHECASINRIYGFYDECKRRYNIKLWKTFTDCFNCLPIAAIIDEKIFTMHGGLSPDLNSMDQIQRIMRPTDVPDTGLLCDLLWSDPDKDLTGWGDNDRGVSFTFGPDVVSRFLHKHDMDLVCRAHQVVEDGYEFFSKRQLVTLFSAPNYCGEFDNAGAMMSVDESLLCSFQILKPAEKKQRYGYQGSSQNWHMTPPRKNKTGNSK; encoded by the exons ATGTCGAACCCAGATGTGGATTTGGATTCCATTATCGACCGCTTGTTAGAAG TCCGTGGTAGTCGTCCAGGTAGACAGGTTCAATTAtctgaagatgaaataCGATTTTTATGTAACAAAGCACgtgaaatatttattagTCAACCTATCCTTCTAGAGCTTGAAGCTCCTTTGAAAATTTGTGGAGATATTCATGGCCAATATTACGATCTTCTTCGACTTTTTGAGTACGGAGGATTCCCTCCAGAAGCCAACTATCTGTTTCTAGGTGATTATGTTGACAGAGGAAAACAAAGCTTGGAAGTAATTTGTCTTTTGCTCGCTTATAAAATCAAGTACCccgaaaatttttttattttacgtGGAAATCATGAATGCGCCAGTATTAATCGTATCTATGGATTTTACGATGAATGTAAGCGCCGTTATAACATTAAGTTATGGAAAACATTTACAGATTGCTTCAACTGCCTTCCTATAGCAGCTAtcattgatgaaaaaatttttactatgCATGGAGGTCTTTCGCCAGATTTGAACTCTATGGACCAGATCCAAAGAATCATGCGACCGACCGATGTCCCTGATACTGGGTTACTCTGTGATTTACTTTGGTCTGATCCTGACAAGGATCTTACAGGCTGGGGTGATAATGATAGAGGTGTTTCTTTCACGTTTGGACCTGATGTTGTCTCTCGGTTTTTGCACAAACACGATATGGATCTTGTTTGCCGAGCCCATCAGGTTGTGGAAGACGGTTATGAGTTCTTCTCTAAACGTCAGCTAGTCACATTGTTCAGTGCACCTAATTACTGTGGCGAGTTTGATAATGCAGGTGCGATGATGAGTGTTGACGAGAGCTTGTTGTGCAGTTTCCAGATTTTGAAACCGgctgaaaaaaaacaacgCTACGGATACCAAGGTTCAAGTCAAAATTGGCACATGACTCCACCTCGGAAGAATAAGACAGGAAATTCAAAGTAA
- the hom6 gene encoding homoserine dehydrogenase gives MSASRTNVNVAIVGTGNIGGELLNQIKGFNENASTNGTTSFNVVAISSMEGHYVSKDYQPINLSEWKNLTSQNQGAYSLDALVDFLAKSPLPAILVDNTASEAIAQSYPKFLSKKINIATPNKKAFSASNDVYQNIIKASKESGALLMHEASVGAGLPIISTLKELIATGDEIIKIEGIFSGTLSYIFNVWSPNGKKGTASFSDIVKIAKQNGYTEPDPRDDLNGMDVARKVTILSRIAGVHVESASSFPVKSLIPEPLKSAVNAEEFLAGLPNFDSEFASMREEAEKEGKVVRFVGEADVANKTTLVKLEKYDASHPFANLQSSDNIISFTTKRYHTRPLVVIGAGAGAAVTAAGVLGDMIKIMSQVRASDAPSA, from the exons atgtcaGCTAGCAGAACTAACGTTAACGTTGCTATTGTTG gtACAGGAAACATCGGCGGTGAACTCTTAAACCAAATTAAGggttttaatgaaaacGCTTCTACCAATGGCACTACCTCTTTTAACGTTGTTGCCATTTCTAGTATGGAAGGTCACTACGTCTCCAAGGATTATCAGCCCATTAATTTGTCTGAATGGAAGAACCTTACTTCTCAGAACCAAGGTGCTTATTCATTAGATGCTTTGGTAGATTTCCTTGCCAAGTCCCCCCTTCCCGCCATTTTGGTCGATAACACTGCCTCTGAAGCAATCGCTCAATCTTATCCTAAATTTTTGAGCAAGAAAATCAACATTGCTACTCCCAACAAGAAAGCATTCTCTGCTAGTAATGATGTCTATCAAAACATTATCAAGGCTAGCAAGGAGAGCGGTGCTTTATTGATGCACGAGGCTTCTGTTGGTGCTGGTTTGCCAATTATCTCCACATTAAAAGAACTTATCGCTACTGGTGATGAAATCATAAAGATTGAAGGTATCTTTTCTGGCACTCTGTCTTACATCTTCAACGTTTGGTCTCCTAACGGCAAGAAAGGAACTGCCTCATTCTCTGATATCGTCAAAATTGCCAAACAAAATGGCTATACCGAGCCTGACCCTCGTGATGACTTGAATGGCATGGATGTCGCTCGTAAAGTCACCATCTTGTCTCGTATTGCTGGTGTTCATGTCGAGTCAGCTAGCTCATTCCCTGTTAAATCGCTCATTCCTGAACCTTTGAAGAGTGCTGTAAATGCTGAAGAGTTTTTAGCTGGATTACCTAACTTTGATTCAGAATTTGCTAGCATGCGCGAAGAAGCTGAGAAGGAAGGCAAGGTTGTCCGTTTTGTTGGTGAGGCTGACGTTGCTAACAAGACCACTCTTGTCAAACTTGAAAAGTACGACGCTTCTCATCCGTTCGCTAACCTTCAATCGTCTGACAACATTATATCCTTTACCACTAAACGCTACCATACTCGTCCTTTGGTAGTTATTGGTGCCGGTGCTGGAGCTGCTGTGACCGCTGCCGGTGTTCTTGGAGATATGATCAAAATTATGTCTCAGGTTCGCGCGTCAGATGCTCCTTCCGcttaa